In one Euleptes europaea isolate rEulEur1 chromosome 12, rEulEur1.hap1, whole genome shotgun sequence genomic region, the following are encoded:
- the TMPRSS2 gene encoding transmembrane protease serine 2 translates to MASDLRPPPYYENYAYQPENLTAPSHTSGFYVCQQYTSPYCPATVPHYVPRVCTQPSTPATTIVHPISSSGKICTARLRKALCFSLSVIILLVGAAIAGVLIWYFVADSCFGSKIRCGILAEYVSPSQWCDGVNDCPNGEDENRCVRLYGPRFLLEVYSSESKDWYPVCYDDWSDDYGRIACADMGYNKDTYFNSKATKHTSPFTSFMRLNTSSEDTDLYKKLFNSKQCSSGNVVSLRCIKCGFSSKNPNPRNRIVGGNLAALKEWPWQVSLHVQRNHLCGGSIITPEWIVTAAHCVEGSFSQPSYWTAYAGILLQHEMLRPLGHRVAKIISHPNYDSESKNNDVALMKLQSPLSFGDSIGPVCLPNPGMMFEPEQQCWISGWGAQRQGGSTSKGLNAAFVHLIESSRCNSRYVYNGRILPAMICAGYLDGKVDSCQGDSGGPLVTEKHDLWWLVGDTSWGTGCASVNKPGVYGNMTQFADWIYRNMQANR, encoded by the exons ATGGCATCAGACTTG AGGCCACCTCCATATTATGAAAATTATGCTTATCAGCCAGAAAATCTTACTGCTCCCAGTCACACAAGTGGCTTTTATGTGTGCCAACAGTATACATCTCCGTATTGTCCTGCAACAGTACCTCATTATGTCCCAAGAGTTTGCACTCAACCCTCAACTCCAGCAACTACAATAGTGCATCCCATTTCTTCATCTGGAAAAATCTGTACAGCAA GACTTAGGAAAGCCCTGTGCTTCAGTCTGTCAGTTATAATTCTGCTAGTAGGAGCTGCAATTGCAGGCGTCCTCATCTGGTACTTTG TGGCAGACAGTTGTTTTGGATCCAAAATACGATGTGGCATTCTAGCAGAGTATGTTTCACCATCTCAGTGGTGTGATGGAGTAAACGATTGCCCTAATGGTGAAGATGAAAATCGTTGTG ttAGACTTTATGGACCAAGATTTCTCCTGGAAGTCTAttcatcagaaagcaaagattgGTACCCTGTATGCTATGATGACTGGAGTGATGACTATGGGAGGATTGCTTGTGCAGACATGGGATATAATAA GGACACATATTTCAACAGCAAGGCAACAAAACACACTTCTCCATTCACAAGCTTTATGAGGCTAAATACAAGTTCTGAGGATACAGACTTGTACAAGAAACTGTTTAACAG CAAGCAGTGTTCATCAGGAAATGTGGTCTCATTAAGATGCATAA AATGTGGTTTTTCAAGTAAAAATCCAAATCCGCGGAACAGAATCGTGGGTGGAAATTTAGCTGCCCTTAAGGAATGGCCATGGCAAGTCAGCCTTCATGTCCAAAGAAATCACCTATGTGGTGGGTCCATTATCACTCCTGAATGGATTGTTACAGCAGCTCACTGTGTAGAGGG gTCATTCTCTCAGCCATCCTACTGGACAGCTTATGCTGGAATTCTGTTGCAGCACGAAATGCTTCGTCCGTTGGGACACAGAGTCGCCAAAATAATCTCTCATCCAAACTATGATTCAGAGTCTAAAAACAATGATGTTGCTCTCATGAAGTTGCAGTCTCCTCTGAGTTTTGGTG ACTCTATAGGGCCAGTTTGTTTGCCCAACCCAGGAATGATGTTTGAGCCTGAACAGCAATGCTGGATATCTGGATGGGGAGCACAACGCCAAGGAG gGAGTACCTCAAAGGGACTCAATGCTGCATTTGTACATTTGATAGAATCCTCTCGATGTAATTCTAGATACGTTTATAATGGACGCATTCTGCCTGCTATGATTTGTGCTGGTTATCTAGACGGAAAAGTGGATTCTTGTCAG ggTGACAGTGGTGGTCCATTGGTAACTGAGAAACATGACCTTTGGTGGTTAGTGGGTGACACGAGTTGGGGAACAGGCTGTGCCAGTGTCAATAAACCTGGAGTTTATGGTAATATGACTCAGTTCGCCGACTGGATTTACAGAAATATGCAG GCAAACAGATGA